A genomic region of Caenorhabditis elegans chromosome V contains the following coding sequences:
- the add-2 gene encoding Class II aldolase/adducin N-terminal domain-containing protein (Confirmed by transcript evidence), whose product MFSAGVISTATVPAPMFHPHITPIADLKDDDGYDPEELTQRNKLASLYRLVDLFRWSQGIYNHITVRVSTDPDEILINAFGQLYSEVSASSLIKVDLDGTVIDGGSTNFGVNQAGYVLHSAIHNGRPEVKCVVHLHHPSVVAVSAQKCGLLPISQESMIVGDVGYHEYRGILIDEAERALLVRDLGDRNVMILRNHGFVVCGESIEHALSLTYHLIIACETQIRTVPGGNTDNVHFPAQSAIKQVYKVASQGGGGVNRQNGHVNSMQWKKGELEWQAYMRQLDAQGYVTGNVPN is encoded by the exons ATGTTCTCTGCTGGAGTTATTTCAACTGCAACTGTTCCTGCTCCAATGTTTCATCCACATATCACACCAATTGCTGATTTAAAAGATGATGATGGTTATGATCCAGAAGAATTGACACAGAGAAACAAATTAGCATCTCTCTACAGATTAGTTGATCTGTTTAGATGGAGCCAAGGAATTTATAATCATATCACG GTTCGTGTTTCCACTGACCCAGACGAAATTCTCATTAATGCATTTGGACAACTGTACAGTGAAGTCAGTGCATCGTCGCTTATTAAAGTAGATCTAGACGGAACTGTAATTGATGGTGGTTCAACTAATTTTGGAGTGAATCAAGCTGGTTATGTACTTCATTCGGCAATTCATAATGGTCGTCCAGAGGTTAAGTGTGTTGTACATCTTCATCATCCATCAGTTGTTGCTGTTTCGGCTCAAAAGTGTGGACTTCTTCCAATTAGTCAAGAGTCAATGATTGTTGGAGATGTTGGATATCATGAATATCGT GGAATCCTGATCGACGAAGCGGAACGTGCGTTGCTCGTCCGTGACTTGGGTGATCGAAATGTGATGATTCTTCGTAACCACGGATTCGTTGTTTGTGGAGAGTCTATCGAACATGCTCTTAGCCTAACTTATCATTTAATTATTGCGTGTGAAACACAAATTAGAACGGTTCCCGGCGGGAACACGGACAACGTGCATTTTCCAGCGCAATCCGCAATCAAACAGGTTTACAAAGTCGCCAGTCAAGGag GCGGTGGTGTGAATCGACAAAACGGGCATGTCAACTCAATGCAAtggaaaaaaggagaattAGAGTGGCAAGCATACATGCGACAGCTGGATGCTCAAGGATATGTTACTGGAAATGTGCCCAATTAA
- the add-2 gene encoding Adducin-related protein 2 (Confirmed by transcript evidence) yields MSDGSDDDTNNDGNYCKNVSYNFLIQRLAEVSNRKCLLLPKKKNRVDYISIMQTAEFYPELVNSSPPLEPGFTSCEVFVVDKKVDKDTLHLDNFSPYHIGATRRTLERQHSYFYRVNESGNFVPAIKTNGTHILRILVSILGSCPALNRKIYRMVKIESQNKNCLPSLIVYTFEPGHEIPKPNAPAILRRQTSDEIQKILNIPGTSFSQAHSEAVLNRFYDDLPIRDEASDQKRARYSIESTSSTNNQLNEINSFVVPKFEGRQESEQLFRDVKVEQFEESAEISINNRALSPHIQPSKTSVVNRPNQQNRKFQNYDMFSAGVISTATVPAPMFHPHITPIADLKDDDGYDPEELTQRNKLASLYRLVDLFRWSQGIYNHITVRVSTDPDEILINAFGQLYSEVSASSLIKVDLDGTVIDGGSTNFGVNQAGYVLHSAIHNGRPEVKCVVHLHHPSVVAVSAQKCGLLPISQESMIVGDVGYHEYRGILIDEAERALLVRDLGDRNVMILRNHGFVVCGESIEHALSLTYHLIIACETQIRTVPGGNTDNVHFPAQSAIKQVYKVASQGGGGVNRQNGHVNSMQWKKGELEWQAYMRQLDAQGYVTGNVPN; encoded by the exons ATGTCGGATGGAAGTGATGATGATACAAACAACGATGgaaattattgtaaaaatgtttcatataattttctgaTTCAA AGATTAGCAGAAGTTTCGAATAGAAAATGTCTGTTGCTTCCGAAGAAAAAGAATCGAGTTGACTACATTTCAATTATGCAAACAGCAGA attttatccAGAACTTGTCAACAGTAGTCCCCCACTAGAACCTGGATTCACTAGTTGTGAAGTATTTGTGGTGGacaaaaaagtcgataaaGATACTTTGCATCTTGATAACTTTTCACCATATCACATTGGAG cAACGAGAAGAACACTGGAACGCCAACATTCATATTTTTACCGTGTCAATGAATCAGGAAACTTTGTTCCAGCAATTAAAACAAATGGAACTCATATTTTGAGAATTCTTGTCAGTATTTTGGGTTCGTGTCCGGCATTGAACAGAAAG ATCTATCGAATGGTGAAAATCGAAAGTCAAAATAAGAATTGCCTACCATCTTTGATAGTTTACACGTTTGAACCAGGTCACGAAATACCGAAACCAAATGCTCCAGCAATCTTAAGACGACAAACTTCagatgaaattcaaaaaattctgaatattcCCGGAACTTCATTCTCACAAGCACATTCTGAAGCAGTTTTAAACAGGTTTTATGATGACCTACCAATACGTGATGAAGCTTCTGATCAAAAAAGAGCACGTTATTCAATTGAATCTACCAGTTCGACAAATAATCAGTTAAATGAAATTAACTCATTCGTTGTACCAAAATTCGAAGGCAGACAAGAATCTGAGCAGCTCTTCAGAGATgtaaaagttgaacaattcGAAGAATCCGCCgaaatttcaatcaataatCGGGCACTATCTCCTCACATACAG CCATCAAAAACATCAGTAGTCAATCGTCCTAACCAACAAAatcgaaagtttcaaaattacgaTATGTTCTCTGCTGGAGTTATTTCAACTGCAACTGTTCCTGCTCCAATGTTTCATCCACATATCACACCAATTGCTGATTTAAAAGATGATGATGGTTATGATCCAGAAGAATTGACACAGAGAAACAAATTAGCATCTCTCTACAGATTAGTTGATCTGTTTAGATGGAGCCAAGGAATTTATAATCATATCACG GTTCGTGTTTCCACTGACCCAGACGAAATTCTCATTAATGCATTTGGACAACTGTACAGTGAAGTCAGTGCATCGTCGCTTATTAAAGTAGATCTAGACGGAACTGTAATTGATGGTGGTTCAACTAATTTTGGAGTGAATCAAGCTGGTTATGTACTTCATTCGGCAATTCATAATGGTCGTCCAGAGGTTAAGTGTGTTGTACATCTTCATCATCCATCAGTTGTTGCTGTTTCGGCTCAAAAGTGTGGACTTCTTCCAATTAGTCAAGAGTCAATGATTGTTGGAGATGTTGGATATCATGAATATCGT GGAATCCTGATCGACGAAGCGGAACGTGCGTTGCTCGTCCGTGACTTGGGTGATCGAAATGTGATGATTCTTCGTAACCACGGATTCGTTGTTTGTGGAGAGTCTATCGAACATGCTCTTAGCCTAACTTATCATTTAATTATTGCGTGTGAAACACAAATTAGAACGGTTCCCGGCGGGAACACGGACAACGTGCATTTTCCAGCGCAATCCGCAATCAAACAGGTTTACAAAGTCGCCAGTCAAGGag GCGGTGGTGTGAATCGACAAAACGGGCATGTCAACTCAATGCAAtggaaaaaaggagaattAGAGTGGCAAGCATACATGCGACAGCTGGATGCTCAAGGATATGTTACTGGAAATGTGCCCAATTAA